The genomic window GTATCAGCCTGAGGCGATGCATCAGCTTGCAAAGATTGATCCTGAGATGCCGGTATTTGTTGCGGTTATTGGGAAGCCGAGCGTCTACACGTCGCCGGACGGAAAGGTTCTGACTTCGGTTCGCGCGGAGTCTGTTCTGGTTGTGGATCAGGAGACGCGCGATCTCTGGATTCTGGATGCTGCCCGTGCAACGTTGGACAGGGTTGACGCTTCTTCGGCAGAAACGTCTGACGCAGACGTTCTTCTTGCGCGTGAAACATATCGGTTTGGTCCTGAGCACTGGCGGCGCATGGTGTATGATGCGCTGAGCAGAATGATGAGCATCTGATTTTTCTCTCATCCTCATTTTTCTTTTCTGATATTTTTTTGAGATCAGTTTTGTTTTAGTAATTTTTTTTGGCTGTTTGTTTTCCGGCGTTTTCTTCACAGGTTTCGGATTTTGTTTCGCTGTCTTTATATCTCTCTTCATCCTATGTTGTTAGCTC from Methanorbis furvi includes these protein-coding regions:
- a CDS encoding nucleic acid-binding protein, with protein sequence MSESNSNFMSYEREPAKRVFAAELREASKTFKDTEDEKSPLYVLLPTGERCNRVLLTGTITQKDKLGDQNVLYRARISDPTGLFFVTAGSYQPEAMHQLAKIDPEMPVFVAVIGKPSVYTSPDGKVLTSVRAESVLVVDQETRDLWILDAARATLDRVDASSAETSDADVLLARETYRFGPEHWRRMVYDALSRMMSI